Proteins encoded together in one Gemmatimonadota bacterium DH-78 window:
- a CDS encoding protein kinase, translated as MIGTQIGRYRIDDELGRGGMGVVYRGTQVTLDRTVAIKMLPAHLADAENQERFRREALTLARLAHPNIVHIYDVEEADGHSFIMMEHVGGGSLGDRMRSASPFSATRAVEVMAPVLSALHAAHLAGVVHRDIKPDNILFTESGRPKLTDFGIAHMRDSGSRTRTGVMLGTPYYMSPEQAQGRPVTAAADLYAVGVVLYEMLGGQVPFTGEDPLSVALKHVQEAPRPLRELRPKLPIALCDLVHRALRKEPEARFSSAAAMQDALERTALDPAASGSAPAVAVATDGGSAMRSAESAVSAAEPAHPAVSAVSASGAAPNRSSGAAADAPRSGAWSGAAEALSTSTGRGVAAAAGAGRGALVWLSTPAWRGYPRAFWAGAAALVVAVGWLGAETLGSAGADADPAGPPPGIARVTDDDIDASEPAGTPISAGAGRAARGNASLGGDDTRPPLSEEDRAALRDLVRGTPSQEADDAQVDPDPVDADPLDRIEAERTGPLTLDDLRTPEPEESAETPPTDREMVRAIVDRQFRAVQQADRALFLGDFHPEARAEAAAEFDAAAAGATNIRSSLSNLSIEFPEPNHAFVTFDVAISFTVRADGRTVRQSYEEMWDLRREGDRWWIIAWN; from the coding sequence ATGATCGGCACACAGATCGGGCGGTATCGGATCGACGACGAGCTGGGTCGGGGCGGCATGGGGGTCGTGTATCGCGGCACCCAGGTCACCCTCGATCGCACGGTCGCGATCAAGATGCTCCCGGCGCACCTCGCCGACGCCGAGAACCAGGAGCGATTTCGCCGTGAGGCGCTGACGCTCGCGCGCCTGGCCCACCCCAACATCGTGCACATCTACGACGTGGAGGAGGCCGACGGTCACTCCTTCATCATGATGGAGCACGTGGGCGGCGGGTCGCTCGGCGACCGCATGCGCTCGGCCTCGCCCTTCTCCGCCACCCGCGCGGTGGAGGTGATGGCCCCGGTGCTCTCCGCGCTGCACGCGGCGCATCTCGCCGGTGTGGTGCACCGCGACATCAAGCCCGACAACATCCTCTTCACCGAATCGGGGCGCCCCAAGCTCACCGACTTCGGCATCGCCCACATGCGCGACTCGGGAAGTCGCACCCGCACGGGGGTGATGCTGGGCACCCCCTACTACATGTCGCCCGAGCAGGCGCAGGGCCGCCCGGTCACCGCCGCGGCCGACCTGTACGCGGTGGGCGTGGTGCTCTACGAGATGCTCGGCGGGCAGGTGCCCTTCACCGGCGAGGACCCGCTCTCGGTGGCGCTGAAGCACGTGCAGGAGGCGCCCCGCCCCCTGCGCGAGCTCCGGCCCAAGCTGCCGATCGCACTGTGCGATCTCGTGCACCGCGCCCTGCGCAAGGAACCCGAAGCCCGCTTCTCGTCCGCCGCGGCCATGCAGGACGCCCTCGAGCGGACCGCGCTCGATCCGGCGGCCTCCGGGTCCGCGCCGGCGGTGGCGGTGGCGACCGACGGCGGGTCGGCGATGCGCTCCGCCGAGTCGGCGGTGTCGGCCGCCGAGCCCGCCCACCCGGCGGTGTCGGCGGTGTCCGCCTCCGGCGCGGCACCGAACCGCTCGTCGGGGGCGGCGGCGGACGCGCCCCGGTCGGGGGCGTGGTCGGGGGCGGCGGAAGCCCTGTCCACCTCGACCGGTCGCGGGGTGGCCGCGGCCGCGGGGGCGGGTCGCGGCGCGCTCGTCTGGCTGTCCACGCCCGCGTGGCGCGGCTATCCACGCGCCTTCTGGGCCGGAGCGGCGGCGCTGGTCGTCGCCGTGGGCTGGCTCGGCGCCGAGACGCTGGGTTCCGCCGGCGCGGACGCCGACCCGGCCGGTCCGCCGCCCGGGATCGCACGGGTGACCGACGACGACATCGACGCCTCCGAACCCGCCGGCACCCCGATCTCGGCGGGCGCAGGCCGCGCGGCCCGGGGCAACGCGAGTCTCGGCGGCGACGACACCCGCCCGCCGCTCAGCGAGGAGGATCGCGCCGCGCTGCGCGACCTGGTGCGAGGCACGCCTTCACAGGAGGCCGACGACGCGCAGGTCGATCCCGATCCCGTCGACGCCGATCCACTCGACCGCATCGAGGCGGAGCGCACCGGTCCCCTCACCCTCGACGACCTCCGCACGCCCGAGCCCGAAGAGAGCGCGGAGACGCCCCCCACCGACCGCGAGATGGTGCGGGCCATCGTCGACCGCCAGTTCCGTGCGGTTCAACAGGCCGACCGCGCGCTCTTCCTGGGCGACTTCCACCCGGAGGCCCGCGCCGAGGCCGCGGCCGAGTTCGACGCCGCAGCGGCCGGAGCCACGAACATCCGCAGCAGCCTCTCCAACCTGAGCATCGAGTTCCCCGAACCGAACCACGCCTTCGTGACCTTCGACGTGGCGATCAGCTTCACCGTTCGCGCCGACGGCCGCACCGTGCGCCAGTCGTACGAGGAGATGTGGGATCTGCGGCGCGAGGGCGACCGGTGGTGGATCATCGCATGGAACTGA
- a CDS encoding protein phosphatase 2C domain-containing protein has product MELIDVGLPGFPDAPLRGALATDTGRHREHNEDAVGAWRPDAPSEHAPADAALLVADGVGGHEGGQWASRFVVDAVHDTIAAQHGRISAPRAWLDRLLQSIHRELLAQAEKRGTPTGMGSTATVALIQGRTLTFAHAGDSRAYRLRNGHLEQLTHDHSWVAEQIRAGVLRADDPEAESKKNVLTQCLGIGRSLEVQTLQEALSPGDRFLLCSDGLHGVVPDEVLRRTLAGIDDPGAAARRLIDLANDGGGPDNISAVVFDVGQPATGGASTGPAASSARTSAAAAAAASASASAPAPAPSAVDAAAPLEQPTGTAPSATRRAAPWMTGVGAVLLTIGAGAWMVGQVSARAAGAPTAVPDSAPAAEPPPVEAPVGEPAAVPAATPSTLGAGPAPVADPDTIPGTAPDSTVVAPPEMESPRPDTTSPGPAPDGARPDTLAPRDTLSHPRPE; this is encoded by the coding sequence ATGGAACTGATCGACGTCGGGCTGCCCGGCTTTCCCGATGCCCCGCTCCGCGGCGCCCTCGCCACCGACACCGGTCGGCACCGCGAACACAACGAAGACGCGGTGGGTGCCTGGCGCCCGGACGCGCCCTCGGAGCACGCCCCGGCCGACGCGGCGCTGCTCGTGGCCGACGGCGTGGGGGGGCACGAGGGAGGCCAGTGGGCGTCGCGGTTCGTGGTCGACGCCGTGCACGACACGATCGCAGCCCAGCACGGGCGCATCTCCGCCCCTCGAGCATGGCTCGACCGGCTGTTGCAGTCGATCCATCGGGAACTGCTGGCCCAGGCCGAGAAACGCGGGACGCCGACCGGGATGGGGAGCACCGCCACGGTGGCGCTCATCCAGGGGCGCACCCTCACCTTCGCCCACGCGGGCGACTCCCGAGCCTACCGCCTTCGCAACGGGCACCTCGAGCAGCTCACGCACGACCACTCCTGGGTGGCCGAGCAGATCCGCGCCGGGGTGCTGCGCGCGGACGACCCCGAGGCGGAGTCGAAGAAGAACGTGCTCACGCAGTGCCTCGGCATCGGGCGCAGTCTCGAGGTGCAGACGCTGCAGGAGGCGCTGTCACCGGGCGACCGCTTCCTGCTGTGCAGCGACGGACTGCACGGCGTGGTGCCCGACGAAGTGCTCCGGCGCACCCTGGCCGGGATCGACGATCCGGGGGCCGCGGCCCGACGCCTGATCGACCTCGCCAACGATGGCGGGGGGCCCGACAACATCTCCGCGGTGGTGTTCGACGTCGGCCAGCCGGCCACCGGCGGAGCGTCGACCGGCCCCGCGGCCTCGTCGGCGCGCACCTCCGCGGCCGCGGCCGCGGCCGCATCCGCATCCGCGTCCGCACCTGCACCTGCACCGTCCGCCGTCGATGCCGCCGCTCCGCTCGAGCAGCCGACGGGGACCGCGCCCTCGGCCACGCGCCGCGCCGCCCCCTGGATGACCGGGGTGGGCGCCGTACTCCTGACGATCGGCGCCGGGGCCTGGATGGTCGGGCAGGTGAGCGCTCGCGCTGCGGGAGCCCCCACCGCGGTCCCCGACTCGGCCCCGGCGGCCGAGCCCCCGCCGGTGGAGGCACCGGTCGGCGAACCCGCCGCGGTTCCGGCCGCCACTCCCTCCACCCTGGGTGCCGGACCGGCGCCCGTCGCCGACCCGGACACCATCCCCGGCACCGCGCCCGACTCCACCGTGGTCGCTCCGCCCGAGATGGAGTCCCCGCGTCCCGATACCACCTCCCCCGGCCCGGCCCCCGACGGCGCCCGACCGGACACGCTCGCACCCCGCGACACCCTCTCCCACCCCCGCCCGGAGTAG
- a CDS encoding FHA domain-containing protein: MSDPGKTQQTPNPALARTVRIDPEEAAPKAPADDPMRRTIVMNQPPTIDAVAWLVADRGAAKGTVHRIDGERSVLGADGSADVRIDDPHISEQHASLRFHDGRFTLTDLDSTNGTRLNGEEVQKSELSDGDRIGLGGTSWVFKCVVFEND, translated from the coding sequence ATGTCCGATCCCGGCAAGACCCAGCAGACCCCCAACCCCGCCCTCGCCCGCACGGTGCGCATCGACCCGGAGGAGGCCGCGCCCAAGGCGCCCGCCGATGACCCGATGCGTCGCACCATCGTCATGAACCAGCCTCCGACCATCGACGCGGTCGCCTGGCTCGTGGCCGACCGCGGCGCGGCGAAGGGCACGGTGCACCGCATCGACGGGGAGCGCTCGGTGCTCGGCGCCGACGGCTCGGCCGATGTGCGCATCGACGACCCGCACATCTCCGAGCAGCACGCCAGCCTCCGTTTCCACGACGGCCGGTTCACGCTCACCGACCTCGACAGCACGAACGGCACCCGCCTCAACGGCGAAGAGGTGCAAAAGAGCGAGCTGAGCGACGGCGACCGCATCGGACTCGGCGGCACGAGCTGGGTCTTCAAGTGCGTCGTCTTCGAGAACGACTGA
- a CDS encoding serine/threonine-protein kinase translates to MTDPTRWERTKRLLDRLLDLPAAEREPYLREATADDPSLYDEVMALARTAEPEIDALEHPAALYLDPEQEEMERLAGREGERVGPYRLGRLLGQGGMGVVYEAERTGDVGGSVAIKLIKGGMDSALVARRFHRERRILARLTHPNIAHFIDGGVTDDDRPYFVMEHVEGTPIDTFCDRVEMGVDGRIRLFLQVLEAVGFAHRNLVVHRDLKPSNILVREDGAVKLLDFGVAKVLGEPDAGDATLTRFGGRVLTPSYSSPEQIRGEPVSTSTDLYSLGVVLYELLAGRRPFDLDRASMAEVERVVSHEEPTRPSQAAQRTMPGSTLARRRLTPDLDAILLKALRKEPDRRYTNAEAFHDDLCRYLDRRPVAARRGTVPYRLERFLRRHRAGVVAASIVGLVLVAASIWGGRQMAEVRRQSALAQQRVADVRALVNTLLFEIHDEVAALPGSTGARKLILDRAHERLAAVTDSLPDDPALLMELAEAYRRLGEVEGRPTGPSLGDLTAARGSFMEGLALAERAVALDSTHYGRLRGLGLLHERLAGTLAFVGEVEAGVDHSTRAQSIYERIATAFPDSTRHQLTAVIGRINLSDFQGHPSFPNLGRVEDAEAGYREAQRRLDAPPLRADSSYGVVRYRGLVDERLARMLRVRGSLEESRAQYRASLATRERLHAAYPTDDDAWRDVGVTWQNLCSVGQGLGEADAAIADCDRALEVYASRFQADSLNAQTLSDLASVHDSYQELHIARGDTARALEHLAEMITWADRRLARDPNSLPARRTRLDALLTRGLIVARRGSGVPELASTLALADALDDEGHLPPEDQARVAELRRLAME, encoded by the coding sequence GATCGACGCCCTCGAGCATCCGGCCGCCCTCTACCTCGACCCCGAGCAGGAGGAGATGGAACGCCTCGCCGGCCGCGAGGGAGAGCGGGTCGGCCCCTACCGTCTCGGACGCCTGCTGGGCCAGGGGGGAATGGGGGTGGTGTACGAGGCGGAGCGCACGGGCGACGTCGGCGGATCGGTGGCGATCAAGCTCATCAAGGGGGGCATGGACTCCGCGCTGGTCGCGCGACGCTTCCATCGGGAGCGTCGGATTCTCGCCCGCCTGACCCATCCCAACATCGCCCACTTCATCGACGGGGGCGTCACCGACGACGACCGCCCCTACTTCGTGATGGAGCATGTGGAGGGCACCCCGATCGACACCTTCTGCGATCGGGTGGAGATGGGTGTGGACGGTCGGATCCGGCTCTTCCTGCAGGTGCTCGAGGCCGTCGGCTTCGCCCACCGCAACCTGGTGGTGCACCGCGACCTGAAGCCGTCGAACATCCTCGTGCGCGAAGACGGAGCGGTGAAGCTGCTCGACTTCGGGGTGGCCAAGGTGCTCGGCGAGCCCGACGCCGGCGACGCCACCCTCACCCGGTTCGGCGGACGGGTGCTCACACCTTCGTACTCCAGCCCGGAGCAGATCCGCGGGGAGCCGGTCTCCACCTCCACCGATCTGTACTCGCTCGGGGTGGTGCTCTACGAGCTGCTCGCCGGTCGACGCCCGTTCGACCTCGATCGCGCCTCGATGGCCGAGGTGGAGCGGGTGGTGAGCCACGAGGAGCCCACGCGGCCCTCGCAGGCGGCGCAGCGCACGATGCCGGGCTCGACCCTGGCCCGCAGACGGCTCACCCCCGATCTCGACGCGATCCTGCTGAAGGCGCTCCGCAAGGAGCCCGACCGGCGCTACACCAACGCCGAGGCCTTCCACGACGATCTGTGCCGCTATCTGGATCGCCGGCCGGTGGCCGCCCGGCGGGGCACGGTTCCCTATCGGCTGGAGCGGTTCCTGCGGCGCCACCGCGCGGGGGTGGTCGCCGCCTCGATCGTGGGGCTGGTCCTCGTCGCGGCCTCGATCTGGGGCGGCCGACAGATGGCCGAGGTCCGCCGCCAGTCGGCGCTGGCCCAGCAGCGGGTGGCCGATGTGCGCGCGCTGGTCAACACGCTGCTCTTCGAGATCCACGACGAGGTGGCGGCACTCCCCGGCTCCACCGGTGCCCGCAAGCTGATTCTCGACCGCGCGCACGAGCGACTCGCCGCCGTCACCGACTCCCTGCCCGACGACCCGGCTCTGCTGATGGAGCTGGCGGAGGCCTACCGCCGGCTCGGCGAGGTGGAGGGACGCCCGACCGGGCCCAGCCTGGGCGATCTGACCGCCGCCCGGGGCAGCTTCATGGAGGGGCTGGCACTGGCCGAACGGGCGGTGGCACTCGACTCCACCCACTACGGACGACTGCGCGGGCTCGGGCTGCTTCACGAACGGCTGGCGGGCACGCTCGCCTTCGTGGGCGAGGTGGAGGCCGGGGTGGATCACTCCACCCGGGCCCAGAGCATCTACGAGCGCATCGCCACGGCCTTCCCCGACTCGACCCGGCACCAGCTCACCGCCGTGATCGGTCGCATCAATCTGAGCGACTTCCAGGGGCACCCGAGCTTTCCGAATCTGGGTCGGGTGGAGGATGCCGAGGCGGGGTACCGGGAGGCGCAGCGCCGGCTCGACGCGCCGCCCCTGCGGGCCGACAGCTCCTACGGTGTGGTGCGGTACCGGGGACTCGTGGACGAGCGGCTCGCCCGCATGCTCCGGGTGCGGGGATCGCTGGAAGAGAGTCGGGCGCAGTACCGCGCGTCGCTCGCCACCCGAGAGCGACTCCACGCGGCCTATCCCACCGATGACGACGCCTGGCGCGATGTGGGCGTGACCTGGCAGAACCTGTGCAGCGTGGGCCAGGGACTCGGCGAGGCCGACGCCGCCATCGCCGACTGCGACCGGGCGCTCGAGGTCTACGCGAGTCGCTTCCAGGCCGACTCGCTCAATGCCCAGACCCTCTCCGACCTCGCCTCGGTGCACGACTCCTACCAGGAACTGCACATCGCGAGGGGGGACACCGCGCGTGCGCTCGAGCACCTGGCGGAGATGATCACCTGGGCCGATCGACGCCTCGCGCGCGACCCCAACTCGCTCCCCGCCCGCCGCACCCGACTCGACGCGCTGCTCACCCGCGGGCTGATCGTCGCCCGGCGCGGATCCGGAGTCCCCGAACTCGCGTCGACGCTCGCGCTCGCCGACGCCCTCGACGACGAAGGGCACCTGCCACCCGAAGACCAGGCCCGCGTGGCCGAACTCCGCCGCCTCGCCATGGAGTGA